In Pasteurella multocida subsp. multocida OH4807, a genomic segment contains:
- a CDS encoding ATP-dependent helicase HepA (COG0553 Superfamily II DNA/RNA helicases, SNF2 family) has protein sequence MTFAVGQRWISESENSLGLGLIVGVDMRTVTILFPASEEQRIYALDSAPLTRVLFQVGDEITHHEGWKGTVLDILENKGVAFYLVKRSDNGEEVTMKEMDLAHQMTFSKPQDRLFTAQIDRNEHFAVRYNALKHQQAQFQSPLRGLRGIRAGLIPHQLHIAKEVGQRTAPRVLLADEVGLGKTIEAGMILQQQLFAEKVERVLIIVPETLQHQWLVEMLRRFNLHFSLFDEERCADFEDPTSALWINPFTTESQIICALDWLREKPKRVEQLLEAGFDMLIVDEAHHLAWSEDNPSLEYQLVEQLARQIPAVLLLTATPEQLGQESHFARLSLLDPDRFHDYQAFVKEQQQYQPVADAVQSLLADKPLSAVEKNHISDLLSEQDVEPMLKVIDSNADEEQKALARQELIDNLIDRHGTSRVLFRNTRQGVKGFPRRTYNQITLELPKQYNNAANVLAMLGEKGEKDSFYPEQMFQKLNPDARWWEFDPRLEWLITFLKNHRDEKVLVICRQANTAIQLEQALREKEAIRAAVFHEKMTIVERDRAAAYFAQQEEGAQVLLSSSIGSEGRNFQFASHLVLFNLPDNPDLLEQCIGRLDRIGQTRDIQIHVPCFADTAQVVLARWYHEGLNAFEETCPMGMTLFEKHRAQLDEMLQKPTALEGFDDFIAQTRKQQVELKQVLEKGRDRLLELNSNGGEVAQQLASDIAEQDGSTELVNFALNLFDIIGVEQEDLDEKSIVISPTGTMLVPDFPGLKEDGSTVTFDRQLSLAREDLEFISWDHPLIRNGIDLITSGDIGKSAVSLLINKALPAGTLLLEMIYVVEAQAPKGLQLTRFLPPTPIRLLLDQKGNNLADQVAFNALQKQLKPIGKNMANKVVKMVRPNIEQLIKASEQKIVAQAEQIIHNAQQLADQTLSAELNRLTALQAVNKNIRQDEVEALENIRTQSLAQLQQATWRLDSLRVMVSNKE, from the coding sequence ATGACATTTGCAGTAGGTCAACGTTGGATTAGTGAAAGCGAAAATAGTCTTGGTTTAGGTTTAATTGTCGGTGTGGATATGCGCACCGTCACCATTCTTTTCCCTGCGTCAGAGGAACAACGTATTTATGCGTTAGATTCAGCCCCTTTAACGCGTGTGTTATTTCAAGTGGGTGATGAAATTACACACCACGAAGGCTGGAAAGGCACTGTGTTAGATATTTTAGAAAACAAAGGTGTGGCATTTTATCTGGTGAAACGCAGTGACAATGGCGAAGAAGTCACGATGAAAGAAATGGATTTAGCTCACCAAATGACGTTCAGTAAGCCACAAGATCGTTTATTTACTGCACAAATTGACCGCAACGAACATTTTGCGGTGCGTTATAACGCATTAAAACACCAACAAGCACAATTCCAGTCGCCATTACGTGGCTTACGTGGCATTCGTGCGGGCTTAATTCCACACCAATTACATATTGCAAAAGAAGTTGGGCAACGTACCGCACCACGTGTGTTATTAGCCGATGAAGTGGGTTTAGGAAAAACCATTGAAGCGGGAATGATCTTGCAACAACAGTTGTTTGCAGAAAAAGTGGAACGTGTGTTAATCATCGTGCCTGAAACATTGCAACACCAATGGTTAGTGGAAATGTTGCGCCGTTTTAACTTACATTTCTCATTGTTTGATGAAGAACGTTGTGCAGATTTTGAAGATCCAACATCTGCCTTATGGATCAATCCATTCACGACAGAATCCCAAATTATCTGCGCATTAGATTGGTTACGTGAAAAACCAAAACGTGTAGAACAATTACTCGAAGCGGGCTTTGATATGTTGATTGTGGACGAAGCTCATCACCTTGCGTGGTCTGAAGACAACCCAAGTTTGGAATATCAATTAGTGGAACAGCTTGCACGTCAAATTCCAGCAGTATTATTACTGACAGCAACCCCAGAACAACTTGGGCAAGAAAGCCACTTTGCACGTTTAAGTTTGCTTGACCCAGACCGTTTCCATGACTACCAAGCGTTCGTAAAAGAACAGCAACAATATCAACCCGTTGCCGATGCAGTGCAAAGCTTGCTTGCGGATAAGCCATTAAGTGCGGTAGAAAAAAATCATATTTCGGATCTTTTGTCTGAACAAGACGTTGAGCCAATGTTAAAAGTGATTGACTCTAATGCCGATGAAGAACAAAAAGCCTTAGCACGCCAAGAGCTTATCGATAACCTGATTGACCGCCACGGCACCAGTCGCGTGTTATTCCGTAACACACGTCAAGGGGTAAAAGGTTTCCCACGCCGTACTTATAACCAAATCACCTTGGAATTACCAAAACAATACAATAATGCGGCAAACGTGTTAGCAATGTTAGGTGAAAAAGGCGAGAAAGATTCGTTCTATCCAGAGCAAATGTTCCAAAAACTGAATCCAGATGCACGCTGGTGGGAATTTGACCCGCGTTTAGAATGGTTAATCACATTCTTGAAAAATCACCGTGATGAAAAAGTGCTTGTGATTTGTCGCCAAGCCAATACGGCGATTCAATTAGAACAAGCATTACGTGAAAAAGAAGCCATTCGTGCGGCAGTGTTCCACGAGAAAATGACTATTGTCGAGCGTGACCGTGCGGCGGCTTACTTTGCCCAGCAAGAAGAAGGCGCACAAGTGTTATTAAGCTCGAGCATTGGTTCGGAAGGTCGCAACTTCCAATTTGCCAGCCATTTAGTGCTATTCAATCTACCAGATAACCCAGATTTATTGGAGCAATGTATCGGACGTTTGGATCGTATCGGTCAAACTCGTGACATTCAAATTCACGTGCCTTGTTTTGCAGATACAGCGCAAGTGGTGCTTGCTCGCTGGTATCACGAAGGTTTAAATGCCTTTGAAGAAACTTGCCCAATGGGGATGACTTTGTTCGAAAAACACCGTGCACAATTAGATGAAATGTTACAAAAACCAACCGCACTTGAAGGCTTTGATGACTTTATTGCACAAACTCGCAAACAGCAAGTTGAGCTAAAACAAGTCTTAGAAAAAGGGCGTGACCGTTTATTAGAACTCAATTCAAATGGCGGTGAAGTAGCACAACAACTTGCTAGTGATATTGCCGAACAAGATGGTTCAACAGAATTAGTGAATTTTGCGTTAAATCTGTTTGATATTATCGGTGTGGAACAAGAAGATTTAGATGAAAAATCTATTGTCATTAGTCCAACAGGGACGATGCTTGTGCCTGATTTTCCTGGCTTAAAAGAAGATGGCTCAACGGTGACTTTCGATCGCCAACTTTCTCTTGCGCGTGAAGATCTTGAATTTATCAGCTGGGATCACCCGCTTATCCGCAACGGTATTGATTTGATTACGTCAGGCGATATCGGCAAAAGTGCGGTCAGTTTATTGATTAATAAAGCATTACCCGCTGGTACACTCTTACTTGAAATGATTTATGTGGTCGAAGCACAAGCACCAAAAGGCTTACAGCTCACACGTTTCTTGCCACCAACGCCAATCCGCTTATTGCTTGATCAAAAAGGCAATAACTTGGCAGACCAAGTGGCATTTAATGCACTACAAAAGCAATTAAAACCCATTGGTAAAAATATGGCGAACAAAGTAGTGAAAATGGTGCGCCCGAATATCGAACAGCTTATCAAAGCGAGCGAACAAAAAATCGTTGCACAAGCAGAACAAATTATCCACAATGCACAACAGCTTGCGGATCAAACCCTCAGTGCAGAGCTCAACCGCTTAACGGCATTACAAGCAGTGAATAAAAATATCCGCCAAGATGAAGTCGAGGCGTTGGAAAACATCAGAACACAATCTCTCGCCCAGCTACAGCAAGCCACTTGGCGTTTAGACAGCTTACGTGTGATGGTGAGTAATAAAGAATAA
- a CDS encoding ribosomal large subunit pseudouridine synthase A (COG0564 Pseudouridylate synthases, 23S RNA-specific), with protein sequence MALIIYNPPTEPYLDIVHYDDHFVVVNKPSGLLSVPGNQPQYYDSAMSRVKEKYGFCEPAHRLDMSTSGLILFALSKAADRELKRQFREREPKKHYQALVWGHLEEDQGEVNLPLICDWENRPRQKICFERGKSAVTLYEVLERYPNNTTRVRLTPITGRSHQLRLHMLALGHPILGDKFYAHPQAKALSPRLCLHAESLEFSHPITQERLQFHVEPTF encoded by the coding sequence ATGGCCTTAATTATCTACAACCCACCCACAGAACCTTATCTCGATATCGTCCATTACGACGATCATTTTGTCGTGGTAAACAAACCGAGCGGCTTGCTCTCAGTACCCGGCAATCAACCGCAATATTACGACAGTGCAATGTCGAGAGTGAAAGAAAAATATGGTTTCTGTGAACCGGCACACCGCTTAGATATGTCAACCAGTGGCTTGATTTTGTTTGCGTTAAGCAAAGCGGCAGATCGTGAATTAAAACGCCAATTCCGCGAACGTGAACCGAAAAAGCATTATCAAGCACTCGTTTGGGGACATTTGGAAGAAGACCAAGGGGAAGTCAATCTGCCCCTAATTTGCGATTGGGAAAATCGCCCTCGCCAAAAAATCTGTTTTGAACGTGGCAAAAGTGCGGTCACATTATATGAAGTTTTAGAACGTTACCCTAACAACACCACAAGAGTAAGATTAACCCCAATTACAGGGCGTTCACATCAGCTTAGATTACATATGCTCGCGTTAGGGCACCCCATTTTAGGCGATAAATTCTACGCACACCCACAAGCAAAAGCCCTTTCACCTCGCTTATGCTTGCACGCAGAGAGTTTAGAATTTAGCCATCCTATTACACAAGAGCGACTGCAATTTCACGTTGAACCCACGTTTTGA
- a CDS encoding Der GTPase activator (COG3078 Uncharacterized protein conserved in bacteria): protein MARKKKTRRITDIMPARKVDKKVELPKGKPSKKLTRYELDAKAREDKKKRKHKGLASGSRHSATENNANNQALEKKDPRIGSRKKVPLIVEFVNKPEKGMTIPPMKLEEKAPKLDPMLELEQLENNECLNQLLDELDAGKTLSVDDQKFVDECLDRIAQLMDELGISDEEDTEEDLYRTFEKIDINQFR, encoded by the coding sequence ATGGCTCGTAAGAAGAAAACACGCCGAATTACCGATATTATGCCTGCGCGCAAGGTAGATAAAAAAGTGGAATTGCCAAAAGGCAAACCAAGCAAAAAATTAACTCGCTATGAATTAGATGCAAAAGCTCGTGAAGATAAAAAGAAACGTAAACACAAAGGCTTAGCATCAGGTTCTCGTCATAGCGCAACTGAAAACAATGCCAATAACCAAGCGTTAGAGAAAAAAGATCCGCGCATTGGTAGCCGTAAAAAAGTGCCTTTAATTGTGGAATTTGTGAACAAACCTGAGAAAGGAATGACCATTCCACCAATGAAATTGGAAGAAAAAGCACCGAAATTAGATCCAATGTTGGAATTAGAACAACTTGAAAATAATGAGTGCTTAAACCAATTATTAGATGAGTTAGATGCGGGCAAAACCTTAAGCGTAGACGATCAGAAATTCGTTGATGAGTGCTTAGATCGCATTGCACAATTAATGGATGAGTTAGGTATTTCTGACGAAGAAGACACGGAAGAAGATTTATACCGCACTTTTGAAAAAATCGATATTAACCAATTTAGATAA
- a CDS encoding coproporphyrinogen III oxidase (COG0635 Coproporphyrinogen III oxidase and related Fe-S oxidoreductases): protein MSEIIWDLALIQKYNYSGPRYTSYPTALEFNENYTDADFMQAAQRYPNRPLSLYVHIPFCHKLCYFCACNKVITRHQHKADIYLDFLEKEIEMRAPLFKDRIATQVHWGGGTPTYLTEAQSARLMAMLRKHFTIAPDAEISIEIDPREIELPMLDHLRHLGFNRMSMGVQDFNKDVQKAVNREQDEQFIEALLKRGRELGFQSTNLDLIYGLPLQNVDSFMFTLQKVIALNPDRLSVFNYAHLPSRFAGQAKIKNEQLPAPETKLTILQKMIETLGNAGYTFIGMDHFAKPDDELAIAQQNGVLHRNFQGYTTQEECDLLGLGVSAISLLGDTYAQNQKELKHYYTAVDNTGIALHKGFVMSQEDCLRRDVIKQLICNFKLDFQPIEQQYGIQFKTHFAEDLKLLEPLAKDGLLEIGEDKIQVSAKGRLLIRNICLCFDTYSREQAKRQQFSRII from the coding sequence ATGTCCGAAATTATTTGGGACTTAGCGCTAATTCAAAAGTATAACTATTCTGGCCCGCGTTATACGTCCTATCCAACCGCACTGGAATTTAATGAAAATTACACCGATGCGGATTTTATGCAAGCGGCGCAACGTTATCCCAACCGCCCTCTCTCTCTTTATGTACATATCCCCTTCTGTCACAAACTTTGCTATTTCTGTGCCTGTAACAAAGTCATCACACGCCACCAGCACAAAGCGGATATTTATCTCGACTTTTTAGAAAAAGAAATCGAAATGCGTGCGCCACTGTTTAAAGATCGCATCGCAACGCAAGTGCACTGGGGCGGTGGAACACCAACCTATCTCACCGAAGCACAATCTGCACGTTTAATGGCAATGCTACGTAAACATTTTACCATTGCGCCTGATGCAGAAATCAGTATCGAAATTGACCCACGTGAAATTGAGTTACCAATGCTGGATCATTTACGTCATCTTGGTTTTAACCGAATGAGTATGGGCGTGCAAGATTTCAATAAAGACGTGCAAAAAGCGGTTAATCGTGAGCAAGATGAACAATTTATTGAAGCCTTGTTAAAACGTGGGCGTGAGCTCGGTTTCCAGTCTACCAACTTGGATCTGATTTATGGCTTACCGTTGCAAAATGTGGACAGTTTTATGTTCACGTTGCAAAAAGTGATCGCGTTAAACCCAGATCGTTTAAGTGTGTTTAACTACGCCCACTTGCCAAGCCGCTTTGCAGGTCAAGCCAAAATCAAAAATGAACAACTGCCAGCACCAGAAACCAAATTAACGATCTTACAAAAAATGATCGAAACTTTAGGTAACGCAGGTTATACCTTCATCGGAATGGATCACTTTGCTAAACCTGATGACGAACTGGCTATCGCACAACAAAACGGCGTTTTACACCGCAATTTCCAAGGTTACACCACACAAGAAGAATGTGATTTATTGGGCTTAGGTGTGTCTGCGATTAGCTTGTTAGGCGATACTTACGCACAAAATCAAAAAGAATTAAAACATTATTACACCGCGGTGGATAACACGGGTATTGCATTGCACAAAGGCTTTGTAATGAGCCAAGAAGACTGCTTACGCCGTGATGTGATCAAACAATTAATTTGTAACTTTAAATTGGATTTCCAACCGATTGAACAACAATATGGCATTCAATTTAAAACGCATTTTGCCGAAGATTTGAAATTGCTTGAACCATTGGCAAAAGACGGCTTACTGGAAATTGGCGAAGATAAAATCCAAGTGTCTGCCAAAGGCCGCTTATTAATTCGCAATATTTGTTTATGTTTCGATACTTATTCGAGAGAACAAGCCAAACGCCAACAGTTCTCAAGAATTATTTAG
- a CDS encoding putative NAD(P)H nitroreductase (COG0778 Nitroreductase) produces the protein MSITKTDILNAFHYRHACKAYDPTKKISDEDFRFILETGRLSPSSFGFEPWKFLVIENPKIKALIRDTAWGAKDKVMDCSHFVVMLVRQPETLLADGEYVQHIMRDVHHIPEDMLKIRQNFYRTFSEQDFALTQDPKAFYDWACRQSYIAMANMLTSAAMIGIDSTPIEGFPLEKMDRAFVEQGLYDPKTYKLSVMIAFGYRLNEPKAKTRQPFDDVVEWVK, from the coding sequence ATGTCGATAACAAAAACGGATATTCTCAATGCGTTCCACTACCGCCACGCCTGTAAGGCGTATGATCCAACAAAGAAAATCAGCGATGAGGATTTTCGTTTTATCTTAGAAACGGGTCGCCTTTCGCCAAGTTCTTTCGGTTTTGAGCCTTGGAAGTTTTTGGTGATTGAAAACCCAAAAATCAAAGCACTGATCCGAGATACTGCTTGGGGCGCAAAAGACAAAGTGATGGATTGTAGTCATTTTGTAGTGATGTTAGTTCGCCAGCCAGAAACATTACTTGCTGATGGTGAATATGTGCAACATATTATGCGAGATGTGCACCATATCCCCGAAGATATGCTCAAAATACGTCAAAATTTCTACCGCACTTTTAGTGAACAAGATTTCGCTTTAACGCAAGATCCAAAAGCGTTCTATGACTGGGCGTGTCGTCAAAGTTATATTGCAATGGCAAATATGCTCACTAGCGCAGCGATGATTGGCATAGATTCAACCCCAATCGAAGGCTTCCCATTAGAAAAAATGGATCGTGCGTTTGTCGAACAAGGACTTTATGATCCAAAAACCTATAAACTAAGCGTCATGATCGCATTTGGGTATCGTTTAAATGAACCAAAAGCCAAAACACGCCAACCCTTTGATGATGTGGTGGAATGGGTGAAATAA
- the anmK gene encoding anhydro-N-acetylmuramic acid kinase (COG2377 Predicted molecular chaperone distantly related to HSP70-fold metalloproteases) — translation MYYIGVMSGTSLDGVDLALMDFSCEQPQLIHSDFYPMPPAIRQQISALCNSGETTLQALGELDHQLGLLYTDCIKQFLQKYQLSPEQITAIGCHGQTVWHSPNSQYPFTMQIGDANLIAAKTGITTVADFRRKDMAFGGQGAPLVPAFHQALFLKPEQATVVLNVGGISNISRLLPNEEVLGYDTGPGNTLLDAWIEKHQGKAYDKNAEWAKSGQVNTDLLADLLDEPFFALPPPKSTGRELFNLAWLHKKLEKHTALLPQDVQATLVELTAQSIVDQLNQIKTDLARHLLVCGGGVKNSLLMERLTALLPQWQVQTTNDYGLDADYVEAAAFAWLAYQRLNNLPANLPSVTGASAVSLGAIYPKESTISQ, via the coding sequence ATGTACTATATCGGTGTAATGTCTGGCACAAGTTTAGACGGTGTAGATTTGGCGTTAATGGATTTTTCCTGTGAGCAACCACAACTGATCCATTCTGATTTTTACCCTATGCCACCCGCAATACGGCAACAGATTTCCGCATTATGTAATTCGGGCGAAACTACCTTGCAAGCCTTAGGCGAGTTAGATCATCAGCTTGGTTTGCTCTATACCGACTGTATAAAACAGTTTTTACAAAAATATCAGCTTTCACCTGAACAAATCACTGCGATTGGTTGCCACGGGCAAACCGTTTGGCATTCCCCAAATAGCCAATACCCGTTCACAATGCAAATTGGCGATGCCAACTTAATCGCAGCGAAAACAGGCATCACAACAGTGGCGGATTTCCGTCGTAAAGATATGGCATTTGGCGGGCAAGGTGCGCCATTAGTGCCAGCGTTTCACCAAGCACTATTCCTCAAACCAGAGCAAGCCACAGTGGTGTTAAATGTGGGCGGTATCAGCAATATTTCTCGTCTTTTACCGAATGAAGAAGTGCTCGGTTATGACACAGGCCCAGGCAATACCTTGTTAGATGCGTGGATCGAAAAACATCAAGGCAAAGCCTATGATAAAAACGCTGAATGGGCGAAATCCGGTCAAGTGAATACTGACCTACTGGCAGATTTACTCGATGAACCCTTCTTTGCACTTCCACCACCGAAAAGCACAGGGCGAGAATTATTTAACCTAGCTTGGCTTCATAAAAAATTAGAAAAACACACCGCACTTTTACCGCAAGACGTGCAAGCCACCCTTGTGGAACTCACTGCACAAAGCATTGTGGATCAGCTCAATCAGATTAAAACGGATTTAGCACGCCACTTATTAGTGTGCGGCGGTGGCGTAAAAAACAGCTTATTAATGGAACGCCTCACAGCTTTATTACCTCAATGGCAAGTCCAAACCACCAATGACTACGGTTTAGATGCAGACTATGTCGAAGCCGCCGCTTTTGCGTGGCTCGCCTACCAACGCCTCAACAACCTGCCCGCCAATTTGCCAAGTGTCACCGGCGCCAGTGCGGTCAGTTTGGGGGCAATTTATCCAAAAGAAAGCACTATATCTCAATAA
- a CDS encoding ATP-dependent RNA helicase SrmB (COG0513 Superfamily II DNA and RNA helicases), with amino-acid sequence MTSATFDDLDLDPALLNALAKKGYTRPTAIQQETIPAAMEARDVLGSAPTGTGKTAAFLLPAIQHLLDYPRRKPGAPRVLVLTPTRELAMQVAKQAEALAEFTHLSIATITGGVAYQNHGEVFNKNQDIVVATPGRLLQYIKEENFDCRSVEILIFDEADRMLQMGFGQDAEKIAAETRWRKQTLLFSATLEGELLADFAGRLLTDPVKIEAEPSRRERKKIQQWFYHADSNEHKVKLLARFIDTEQVTRGIVFVRRREDVRALSETLRKRGIRSTYLEGEMAQTQRNNAIDKLKKGIVTVLVATDVAARGIDIDDVSHVMNFDLPYSADTYLHRIGRTARAGKKGVAVSFVEAHDYKLLGKIKRYTEELLKARVIDGLEPRTKAPKDGEVKTVSKKQKARIKAKREEKQKQTQQKKVKLRHKDTKNIGKRRQPSGQVHQLES; translated from the coding sequence ATGACATCAGCAACTTTTGACGACCTTGATCTTGATCCTGCTCTTTTAAATGCACTTGCAAAAAAAGGCTATACCCGACCGACTGCCATTCAGCAAGAAACCATCCCTGCCGCGATGGAGGCGCGTGATGTGCTTGGGTCAGCGCCAACAGGAACGGGTAAGACTGCCGCTTTTTTGTTACCTGCGATTCAGCATTTATTAGATTATCCACGCCGTAAACCAGGCGCCCCTCGCGTGTTAGTCTTAACGCCGACACGTGAGCTCGCGATGCAGGTCGCAAAGCAAGCAGAAGCCTTGGCAGAATTTACACACTTGAGTATCGCGACAATAACGGGCGGTGTGGCATATCAGAACCATGGGGAAGTCTTTAATAAAAACCAAGATATTGTTGTCGCTACCCCAGGACGTTTATTGCAATACATCAAAGAAGAAAATTTTGATTGTCGTTCTGTTGAGATTTTGATTTTTGATGAAGCGGATCGTATGTTACAGATGGGGTTCGGTCAGGATGCAGAAAAAATTGCGGCAGAAACACGTTGGCGTAAACAAACCTTGTTGTTCTCTGCTACGTTAGAAGGCGAGTTATTGGCGGATTTTGCTGGGCGGTTATTAACAGATCCAGTGAAAATTGAAGCTGAACCAAGTCGACGTGAACGTAAAAAAATCCAACAATGGTTTTACCATGCGGATAGTAATGAACATAAAGTTAAATTATTAGCGCGTTTCATTGATACGGAGCAGGTGACTCGAGGCATTGTTTTTGTTCGTCGTCGTGAAGATGTGCGAGCGCTTTCGGAAACCTTGCGTAAACGTGGTATTCGTTCTACATATTTAGAAGGCGAAATGGCACAAACGCAACGTAATAATGCGATTGATAAGTTGAAAAAGGGCATTGTGACAGTACTTGTTGCAACAGATGTCGCAGCACGAGGAATTGATATTGACGATGTCAGCCATGTCATGAATTTTGATTTGCCATATAGTGCGGATACATATTTACACCGTATTGGACGTACCGCGCGTGCAGGTAAAAAAGGCGTGGCAGTTTCTTTTGTGGAGGCTCATGACTATAAATTACTTGGTAAAATCAAACGTTATACAGAAGAATTATTAAAAGCACGTGTGATTGACGGCTTGGAGCCTCGCACTAAGGCACCTAAAGATGGCGAAGTCAAAACAGTAAGTAAAAAACAAAAAGCACGTATTAAAGCGAAACGTGAAGAGAAACAGAAGCAAACTCAGCAGAAAAAAGTCAAATTACGTCATAAAGATACGAAAAATATTGGTAAGCGACGTCAACCCAGCGGACAAGTTCATCAACTTGAGTCCTAA
- a CDS encoding SmtA protein (COG4123 Predicted O-methyltransferase), with protein sequence MSAKQTGFTFKQFHINHDRCAMKVGTDGVLLGAWADISQAQRILDLGTGTGLIALMLAQRSTEKSVIHAVELDPAAFLQAQENIQQSKWATKIHLHQQDIAHFCTHTVEKFDLIVANPPYFIPGVDCGSQQRNLARYTTSHSHLDWLNFAAKCVNPLGKISIVLPFNAGEILLKQTALPCIERCDIMTKIDKAPQRLLLTFAQQPQPLKQSQVIIYDKNNQYHPSFIQLTSAFYLKY encoded by the coding sequence ATGTCAGCAAAACAAACGGGGTTCACGTTTAAACAATTTCACATTAACCACGATAGATGTGCCATGAAAGTCGGCACAGACGGTGTGTTATTAGGCGCTTGGGCTGATATCAGTCAGGCTCAACGTATTTTAGACTTAGGTACTGGCACAGGACTCATTGCGCTAATGCTCGCACAGCGTAGTACTGAAAAAAGTGTAATCCATGCCGTAGAATTAGATCCAGCCGCGTTTTTACAAGCTCAAGAGAATATTCAACAATCCAAATGGGCGACTAAAATTCACCTACACCAACAAGACATTGCCCATTTTTGCACTCACACCGTGGAAAAATTTGACTTAATTGTGGCAAATCCACCTTATTTTATACCTGGCGTCGATTGTGGGAGCCAACAACGTAATTTAGCACGTTATACAACATCACATAGCCATTTAGATTGGCTCAACTTCGCGGCTAAGTGTGTGAACCCATTGGGTAAAATTAGTATAGTACTTCCATTTAATGCAGGTGAAATCTTATTAAAACAAACCGCACTTCCTTGTATTGAACGTTGTGACATCATGACTAAAATCGATAAAGCGCCACAACGTTTACTCTTGACGTTTGCACAACAACCCCAACCATTAAAACAAAGTCAGGTGATTATTTATGACAAAAATAATCAATATCATCCAAGCTTCATTCAACTCACAAGCGCGTTTTATTTAAAGTATTGA